The genomic interval TTCAAAGAATTACAAACAAATTTACTTATGTAACTGGCCCATGACCAGCAAATACTATGCATTGTGCATCCTTCTTTAAGCAACCTGCAAATGAAATGTgaaataatgtatgtattgttACTATACACTCATTTTACAGATAAAACAAATGTAATgttcacatatatttatatttgaatgcatttaatattttgGTCATGGGCagacaaaaatattaaatgcattcaAATATAGATATGGTTGTGCCCATACATTGGAAGAAAAGGTTGATAACCCCAAAGTAAAACATGGACCCTATAGTATGCCATTTGTGTTGGCTAGTTATCAACCTTGTCTTCAAATGTATGGGCACAACCATATCTGGAATTGTTTGTTGACGATTCGATTAAAACTTTATTACTTAATACAGCAGCACACGGCCATTTTTCCTCCCTTCTTTTAAAgggcaataataataatagtgcCCAGTGTGAATTTGATAATTATTGAACTTAGCCTCCATTTTCTGTCCGCAAATATTTGCAAAACCTTTGGTTAAGATGCTATTAAAAGTTTTGGTATGAAAAAGAAAGCGGAAATTTCACATCTTATTATCAACAAAAGGCAATATATCTGAAAGgccagtttggtgaagattctaTGAAAATTGTAAGAAACAAGAGAGCAGAATCTgcaaatttccaaaaaaatataaataaatggcaATAACTTGGATGTGCCTGGTGTGcattggctgattatcaaactatTCTCCATTTCATGTCAAGAAACATTTTTtgaaagtttggtaaagattattGGAAATAAGTAAGACTAATATAGCAGAAAGCTGCACACCATCCGACTTTCTGTGCAAGCATTATTCAAGAgtattattataatactaattGTCATGAGGCAGGTGTATACAAATGTAAGCCAAAAAACTGACAAATTAAGTTTTATAAGAGATCATGGTCatgctaaaatattatatataatgatcaaaAACTTGTATTGGTCCCTAGTTAATTTTTGCAATAACATATTGTCATATCAGATACATACACATAACTGTTGAATTGATAGATCCTTGCGTTCTATTTATACAGTATGTTAGTAACTGCAGATAAAAGCATAAGAGAATACACAAACGGCATTTCTGGAAACCATCAATTTATTTAtgataacaaaacataaatagcATGCAAAATCACCGAGTCAAGCACAACCAAATGTAGAAAAATACTGTTGGACGGATAACAATAGACATGATATGTGCTTATAGCAGCTGatgtaaagtatttaaatatattatgatttaaaacataatgaaaaaggtaaattataacaaaatattgcaaaataaaaaacaatgtagtTTTGGTAATATAGTTCAACATAAAATGTAGTAACTAGTTTATTgggaaatatttaattaaaattctaCTGTAAATCGCAACTGGCTTTCTATGGAATGCAGATTGTACAGAAACTTTACAAATTATATCTGAATTATGCAGCACAGTAAAAACACAGtaataatacaatttttgtaTCGGAGTTCATCAAAGTATAAACGGTTGGTTAATCTAACATCTAATTtgcattataaacataataatttttttatagtatTTAAGATCATATATAACGTCACATTTACtatgtgtttatgaatgaagtaaacatcattttgaattgaTTTGTTATGTTGATGTCACAAAAAGCATGTGtgtatgtttttggttgaaaatCGTTAGAATTGATATAACAATAGTTTTACTATTATGAAGAgaaatgatatataaatgtgtgGCAGAATCAAAATAATAAGTGTTGGTTATTGCAGTTAAAACCAACTGTTTAGCGTCCTGGTGATTGTAATAAAACCAATTTGAATATCACTTGTGTGGTTTAATTCCTACAGAAAGGAATTTCAAATTGTTGATTATTATCTCAATAATTAACACTTTACCGTCAAATGTTTCTTATAGAGAGCACCCAACATATTTCTAAAATGCTGAATGAAAAACAATGACTTAAACGATTCAAATAGGGGAACTAGAAGGAAAGTGTATGGTGACCTTCATAAAAGGCTACTAAATATTATCAACAAAACAATGTAGCAACATTGAAAATTACACAAAAGCACTTATAGCCATATAAAGGTCAACCTGGCAAACATGGTAGATTTGAAACTTTCAACAAATAGAAAGAAAATCATTTAGTGTACACAATGTAGTAGTGACCATAATTGCTCCAAACATAGCAACACTTTTATATAATGAATGCTCACTTATTATAATTTAGGAGAAAATATAAACTCACTTAATTATTTGTGAGGATTAACATAACCACTATGTTATTAATGCAAAATTGACAGCAGAAGAAATTATTTTGTGACattcatatgtttacatttttataataaaaataactgACATGAAGAATCATAGTACCAACAGCAGCCATGATTTTGTTTCCACTACTTGTACTAAATTATATGGGAAAGTGATCAATATATTGATACCTATTGATTGCCATGTTATTTATTAATGAACATCAGAAATGTGttactattttaaacaataaatactatGATTGCATTACATTTCAACTCTTAAGAATAAAACAATTTAGACTAGTCATTAGAATACACATAAATCTGGAATGTTTTGTTTTCGCAATTATTTAATTCAATAAcagaaaacaattattaataatatggaCATAAAAATGCACATCATCATTATGCATGCACAAAATGATACATGATGGGACATATGAATGATAACAGTTCTCTTGTCCAGATAGTGCACCTTCAttgtatttaaagggaccttttcacgttttggtaaattgacagaatttaaaaaaatgtttcagattcgcaaattttcgttgtagttatgctatttgtgaggaaacagtaatactgaacatttaccatgctctaaaatatccattttatcaacttttgacgatttaaaaacctgacaattataaagcgatGCAAGGcataacgattgaataatttagagagttctgttgttgtcgttagaTTTTTTgacactatgaggattgcttatatacagaaattaaatacatcattcattgtatgagcacagatggcagagtggtctatgcgatagacttttactccagaggtcagtggttcgagcccagttgagggttactattttttctttctttaattttgttcttgttattttactggagtttacatttatcaatataaagcatttaatgacttacttcaatatctgccaaaatctttgaaaaggtacCTTTAAAAATACTTCACTTTTAACTTCATTCTTGACAATTGCATGGTCATTGAGCTTAGCCATCATTGAAATATGTGCTATTTTAACACATAACATTATAACACCTCTGAAATGAAATGGCATGATAGACAAATGCTATTTTAACAgatatacattttgaaatataatctctctgaaatacaaataataacacaaacaattccTGTTTGGCAGAGCTTTCTTGAATCACTTTTGTCTGATCAGGCTGTAATTTTTATATATTCCCACTCGCGAGGGGCAAAACTACTAGCACTCTCATGATGGGTGCAATATTGAATAAACTCTCCATGTACGATATTTAAAAACTGCTGATATGGGATGTTaagttatatatattaaattaatgtcaaATACTTGAACTCATAGGATTTTTGCGAATACATACTTAAATATCTTAAACttatataaaagaaatatataaaacccAAGTGACACAAAAAGGACAAGAATTAACTTTTCAATTTGTGGATAACAttaaaaagaaacaagagatgtgtttgtcagaaacacaatgccccctattgcgccgctttgaagccataaatttgacctttgaccttgaatgatgacctcgacctttagccactcaaaatgtgcagctccatgagatacacatgcatgccaaatatcaagttgctatctttaatattcaaaaagttatgaccaaactttaacgaaggtttaagttttaggaacaaaaaatacaatgatatttgacctttgaccttgaaagatgaccttgaccttgacttttaaccactcaaaatgtgcagctccatgagatacacatgcatgcaaaatatgaagttgctatcttcaatattgcaagttataaaactttaaccaaggttaaagttttgggacacacactgactgacacaatgacagacagacagacaggcaggccaaaaacaatatacccccgatctttcgatccgggggcatgaaAAATCCACTAAAAGCATGTCAGTGTATAGATGCCCCTGCAATCTGGGTCAACCATTTACAGCTTATAACATCGTGTCCTAATAAACAAGGGAAAAAGAGGTCTATTTTATATGAAGGATAGTCAGTTACAGGAAATCACtagtacaaaaacaaaacaatcatcaGTAATCCacattcttcttctttttcttttcctttttgCCCCTGGTATCCAAGGCCTGCAGTCTTCCAGGCTTGCGCACCATTCCCTCATCGTTCATGATCTGGCCATGCACCTGAGCAGCCTTCAGGCCGTTGCTAACAGGCTCGTCCATCGAGGTCAGGCTGTTGCGACCGAGGCCATTGGACACTGGCAACATAGCCTGTGGCTGAATGTTGTAGCTTTTCTTCACTTCTGTCATATCTAGTGGAAATACTTTTCaattattattgcatttttgtaTAAATGCAGTCTTCCTTAGCACAAATCCAGTTAAGATGGAAAGTGTTTCTTTGATTAGcatgtactgactgcacaggttaTTCAGGAAAAACaccaatgcacatgcatttaaccccatttgaCCTTAGCAAGGCTAATGTTAATGGaaagtttaaacatgtttacCTATTTCAAACACCAATCAGTTAGAAACACACCAAATGTTGAAGTGAATGCCTTAATCCTGAAATATGGTTATCATCAAACCATGACTTAATTAGAGGCCTCATTGTCACAAATATGGACAAATAGTTATTAGCATAACAATTTCCACATGATACTTgcgcattttttttattcaaatgtattttgtatttacatgtaaatataattgaTATGACATTCAATAATTGGAATGACACTTTTTTGCATCCTATTCAATAGTTCAAATCTAAACCATGggaatatatttatatcatatttgaTTTAAAGCTGTTCTTAGTGACACACAATGTTCTTACCAACTCTTGACAATGGTTCTGAGACTAGCTGACTTGGTCGCTTCGTCTGGAAATACTGACCAGATTTGTCCTGGGTGCGCAtaattttctaaacaaaacaaaacaaaaaatatataaaagacaaTGAACATTCCCATTCTAAAACGCATActataaaacaagttttaaatGTGAACACATCATGCAAATTGTATCGCTATGGTCTCTTTACATTCACATGATGTAGAAAAATGTTCAGAGTTGAAGGACACATTTATAAAGCAAGGCTTCAAAACTTGAATCATTTCAAGCTGGTACTTCAATACATGTGATAGATTGGAATATAATAAATGAAgtgcaaacaaaacaaattgagATTTAACTGTTAATGCTATTGAACTGCAAAGTAGCTTTCACAGCCAATAACTGTATTAGCAAATTacttaataatataatacaataatctCACAATTATGATGAAGCTGAAATTGACTGGTATGTAAGATACGTAGAAAAAAGCCAAGCTAAATGTAAATGTAATGACTCAGGACTTAACTTAATTATATAATTGCCAATCACTTAACAAGTGcttgcattatttttttgtacaaatgaTTAAAAGTTCACTATAGAATTATACACACTGTGACCAGACattcaaaaatacaaacattttttaaagaacaatagTTACTCCACATTCAGTATTGCAAGAACATCGTTAACATTTTACTTAGCtgtaatattgtaaaattatCTTGCCTTCTTAATCACTGATACATTGCTCATGATTTACAAACAAGTAAAGATTTATTACCAATACATATAACATCAAGACAAGTCAGTAGTTTAAACTAGTGTATAACTGATATACAGTATATGACGGCATATTACAGCATACATGTTGAAGCTGTACAAAGGAAAGCAATAACATGAAGGCAGTATAAAAGTGAACACATATACCGCATCCAGGCCTGGTTGCTCTGCAACAacctttacaaaaaaaattgggcagATTTACAAAAGAAGCAGGAAAACTGACAGAAAAATCAAACACATATACATTGTGCCAAGCTGAAATTAATCTTTGCTCTATGCAGCATTTGTAGCACCAAACCAGCCTAGGCATTGTAGCACCAAACCAGCCTAGGCATTTGggcagtctggccaggagctaccttgtctgccATAAAGTAACGCAAGATTTTGTGATCCCATTTAATTAacagacagcatagctcctgaccagactgtgcagatGCACTGACTGGTCTAGAGCTCACCTGCCACACATGGTATTAAACCCGTTTTCACATTACCCAGTTAAAATGACTTAATACTTCAAGTATctcaatttaatgttatgtgcTATAAAGTTTAGCTCAGTTATAACCAAGCTGTTATCAATTAAGAAAATTTGCTGCAATTAGGAATAATTGTTGCCTTCATGTCCATTCAAATGTTACTTAATTTATGCTTATCCATGTTCCCCATATCaacatttcaaagtaaatttcAGTCACTGTAGGTAAACATAATCAGCCTTGTATGTATAGCACACAGAAAtctctgttaaaaaacaacaacacaaaccaTTGTAACAATctacatacatctctgaatctgtcCTCAAAGTCATCATGGTCTCCGTTGGGCATTCTGGGACTGCGACTGCCTCCCATGCCCCCTGGGAGCGTTGTACCTAAAGCATTAAAAATGATAACTCCTACAATGCAAAAAGCTACAACccaatttatttaaagacaagtccatttataatacaaaaacaagacctgtcaccataggatgacttatgccccctataaacgcttgatagaagttatgagattttttcaaaacttaacgcagatttcgaaacctaaatgcagaccctaatgtcaaggtcaaggtcacaggggtcaaaatttgtgtgcctatggaaaggccttgtccatatacacatgcatgccaaatatgaaattgctatctgaagctacatagaagttatgagcatttttcgaaacctaaatgcaaagtgtgacggacagacggacggacagtccgatcactatatgccctccttcgggggcataacaactaacaaaataatttagaaacaagGAAGAGTATAATAAAGTAATCTACTTTATTTTTACTACCACAGTGTGTAACCTCATATACTTGTCACCCTAGTACTAGAACATTTTTAGACTGTCTGTTTCCAAGAAATCATAAAGTTGATAACCACATTATGTGAACGTTAGGTAACAATTAGTTTTTCAGGACCGGTCTCACAAACAATTAAAACTTAGCATTTAGAATGGAATTGTAAAGTATTTcttgtattctcaatttgaacaagagatgtgtttgtcagaaacacaatgcccctattgtgccgctttgattttttttttacctttgaccttgaaggatgaccttgacctttcaccactcaaaatgtgcagctccatgagatacacatgcttgccaaatatcaagttgctatgttcgatatttcaaaagtttttcgcaaaactttaaccaaggttaaagttttgggacagaatgacgacagacaggcaaaaaacatgcccctgatcattcgatccgggggcataaaaatgccagGAGGGATGTATTTTACCTGTGACAGGCAATGCAGTTTTCTCAATCTTCATCAGTGGCAGGACCCACTTGCCTTCCTCTTCGTCCCACTTGCACTGCATCTTTATTCGCTCCAAGTTGGAGTAGTTGCAGTCCTTGCGAAGGGTTGGGTGGATCCGCTCAATGATGTCGTTGAGCAACATCAGCTGCCGCTCCTGCTTGCGGATTGTGTCCAGGTAATCTATGCGGTCAAACTCAAACTCCGACTGGATGTCCAAGATGTCCCGCTCTAGTGAAGCAACCTGTGGTCATAGGCAAATGGTGGGCTTTTATAACAGTATTGATTAACTTATATAATACGTGAAGTTCATAAAAAATACCTAAGAATGATTTCCAcagttgtatttttttcaaaagttgttttgTTATCACatttgttatttgttgtttttttaaataaatatttttcaacaaatcAATAATAAGAAACatgaacagttttaaaaaataataaaacaaattagcAAAAAACACTACAAAAATGAAATTGGCATTTCAGTGTTAACCTTATCTTTTTCTTCTTCGAGTATTTTGTTTTTAGCTTTCAGCTCTTCTCCGATGCTGTTGTAAATGTCCACCATTATCCCATCATCATCCATGTGTTCATTGGCCTCTACAATGTCAAGAAATAGACCAGCTCCAATCAAACTGCTATACAAAGGCTGAATAAATTGTGTTGTCACAGTCAACAACAAATCGACCAGTTGAAAGCATTAATTGCGCCGCTTTTATATTTGTCCCAGGACTGAAAGACAGTTGCTTGTTCAACCATGTGCTATTATTTAATATGTAtagaataatacaaatatttgtcGCTTCAGTTCAAAATTTACAAATTAACAAGTGTAAACTACCGTaaatttatggattttttttttattccccGTCCAAAATTAagtttcacaaaaatattttcagatcACTGAGTCACACATTTAGAGTCATTCTGACAACATACTACAGCAGCGTATTTTTAAttacttatgatattttttaaatgcattaataaacaTTTCATACATTCGATTTTGTTTTACGGAAACTCTATTCaataagatatgtgtttgtcagaaacactatgtccccttttgcgccgctttgaagctatatatttaacctttcaccttgaaggatgaccttgacctttcaccactcaaaatgtgcagctccataagatacacatgcatgccaaatatcaagttggattcttcaatattgcaaaagttattgcaaatgttaaagtttgggcaaacaaacaaacaaacaaacaaacaaaccgggcaaaaacaatatgtcccccactatagtggtgggggacataacaagagctgtcagagaacagcgcgctcgactattcgagtgcttgacagtaaaacataagccatcatggggaaattgttcatattcaataatatatagacggtctttcaaaaataaaaaaaggaaataaaaatctttttggggggagggggggttgagagggggtataatgtggggtgtggtcatttataagacgatgtttcaaaaataaaaaaagggaaaaaaatggggttttttttttttggggggggggggggggggtgagaggggggtataatttaTTAGGgggtggtgagaggggggtataattcataagatgatgtttaaaaaaaaaatatttttttttttggggtagagagggtttaatgtggggtgaggttatttattagatgatgtttaaaaagaaaattggggggaggggaggttggggggagggaagggattctgggtaggggcgtggggtattgttggGGTGGAattcattgtggtattcaggtaaaaGTTggtttgtcaaagtaataataaaatgagatcataaataaagaagttatggcaatttaagcaaaatgttaaattatctaagtgtaaaaggggccataattatgtcaaaatgcttgatacagtggtctgctcttgtttataggttgggtccATGTTGGTTAAcgagtatgcaacatataaaagcaatatgtcaaaggatataggaaatatttggggaagtacgcaaagtttaagatagatttatcaataatatgcatattctaagtataaaggggcaataattatgacaaatgcttgatagagttgtctgctcttgtttataggtttgggtgatgttggtaaacaagaatgcaaaatatgaaagcaatatgtcaagggacattgaaaatagttggggtagtacgcaaactttaacatttgctgcatattctaagtggaaaaggggccataattatgacaaaatgcttgatagagttgtctgctcttgtttataggttggggtaatgttggtaaacaagtatgcaaaatatgaaagcaatatgtaaagggacattgaaaatagttggggtagtacaaaaactttaacatttgctgcatattctaagtggaaaagtgGCCATAATAATGACAAAATGTATGATAGAGTTATCTGCTCTTAttgataggttggggtcatgttggtaaataagtacgcaaaatatgaaagaaatatgtcaagggacattgaaaatatttggggcagtacgaaaactttaacatttgcacgctaacgcttacgcagacgctcacgccgactccggggtgagtagtatagctccactatatatttcatataaaatagtcgagctaaaaagcacTCAAGAGATAGATCTGCAATTATTCCACTAAGCAGATAGCATTTGATATACTAGTACTGTAgaatgaaaattaattattaatttaatctTATATTACATGTGCATATAATCATTTATTTTTGCTTTGAAACTGTTGTATTTAACTTCAAAAATCATGCTAAAATTCAAGTGGAACCTGTTTGTCACACTAAGCATTTTGAGaggtgacactttatgcacattgagtaagccctgtttttccgGATCAAAGCTCAGTTAGAATGATGCACCCACCAATAAGTTTTTTCTTCCTTTCATCTGCTATTTTCTTCCTCTTGATCCTCTTAGCTTTGTACTCCTTGTCGTCCTTATGCTCTCCACCCACCATCTGTTGCTCTAGTTCCTGCGATAACACAAGATAAGTACATAAGAAACTCTggattaaacaagagctgtcaccataggatgacatatgccccctataaacgctttgatagaagttatgagcatttttcgaaacataaacgcagatttcgaaacttaacgcggaccctaagttcaaggtcaaggggtcaaaattcttgtgcgtatggaaagtccatatacacatgcataccaaataaaccaaatattaaggttatatctcaagggacatataagttatgaccatttttcgaaacctaaacgcaaaagtgtgacggaaggacagatggacggacagtgaGATCACTATTTGCCCaccttctggggcataaaaactagAATTACACTTTTAATTGTAATAAACACTGCAATCTTTCTGGCACTACTATCTTGCATGCCCCTATCAACTTGACATTAAACTTGTTGACAACAAAACCAAAATGTTTGTTCTTTTCCTTCCACGTTATTGTTGGTCAAAGAGTTTTCTATATATGTTGcggaaaacaacaacatgttacATGCATCAGTGACATGCACACCTTACCTGGAGCCTACGTAGAGCCTCATTTTGCTGGAACTTGATCTGCTCCTGCATGCTGGAGTGGGTGGGGGAGGACGGAGGAGTCCCATAGCCCGCCGGGTAGGTTGCCTCTCCTGCGGTGGCAGCTTCCCTCTTTACCTTGCCTGCGGTTGTCGGTCGTATGATAATACTTTCATCACCTGCAGTTTTGGAGTAGTatgataacaagactattgttTAATACGGACAAAGGTTTACAGGAAAACATGAGATTTACTTGTAGCTTGTATTCTTTAATATGAAGCAACTAGAACAATTCGAAAATGCATTTCAGATTATCAGAaattaaattgtatgcatttgAATAATGTCTCATTTGATacaacaatatttaacaaaattgaTATAGTATTTAATAATCAACATGCTCTGAGATGGCCAAATTATTCTGATGCTTATACATAGAAACATGAACATTTACTAAGTTACATTGCAACAGATATACATGCATTGCAAAAGCAACACATGGATCCCATAAAAAGCGATGTAACCAATGTTaagtgtattttaattttattaaatgaatagaTGAAAATAAAAGAAAGCCTTTACAATATCCCAGACAAATGTCCTAAGAAAAGGTGTGAGAATGACTCTAATATAGCCCTTCTGTACTGTGGTATAAAACCATACCCTCTGTTATCATCTTGTATGACACTGTTTGTACCTGAAGCCTGTGTCTGCCTCATAACCATCTGCCCATTAACAAAGGTGACCTTCTTGTCTTGGTCGGGAATCTGGACGGCAGTCTCTTCTGCCTGCCTGCTAGGCCTCAGGCTCTGAATGGTTGTCATGGAAGCCTGGCTACCCAGGCTCCGTTGCTCATCAGATATGTCACTCTGAAATTGTGGTCAACAGTTGAGTGTTTTAATTACAATTCAGAATTAATTCATACATGAAAGATGCTACTGTTTACATAAATTCTATTTCAACAAActaaaaataaactaataaatataaatcaatactACTAACACTAACACTTTGAAGCCGAAGATCATCAGCatctgaaacaaaacataaactacaATGTGAAAATACAACATACAAATTCCAAAagagaacatttgtttaaaaaaaacactaaaaatttAACAAGTTTAAATTGTCTGTACGGTTAGCTACATGTTGTGTATATTAATTGAAACTTCAAAATTCTGAAAAACGTATAGATTTATGTCAAACTTTCAGCAATAAATCTGATGAATTCACAAAATCTTTGTATAATCCCACAATTCAATGCGAGTTATGGTTTTATGCATTCTAAGGAAATAAATGTATTCAATATACACTAGTTACCATTTTGAGAATTGGAAATTTTATATCCTGCATTCTTTTCTGATGAGGAAAGGAAATCAGGATAAAACTACATAATTTGCAGTATTTATACATAATCCAACCAGAAAGCTCACATTCATTTGGGCAAGCTGTCCACCTTGCCTATTGTCTTTCTGAAAATAACCAGACTTTACAATATGAGCGACCAAATTTATACAACATAATCTGGGACAAACACTTGATTTTGAGGACCGCAAAATCCCAAAAATAGCTAATTCCTGATTGAGATCACATGTCGGCGTGCATGCTGCCTCACCCGGTCCTGCGGGCAGCGACTCCCCGGCCACTGACATGGGTCTCTCCATGATCTCCCCTTGACGCTCCATCTCCAGGTACTCAGTACGCGTCACCACCTCTTTCTTGGTCACCACCTGCAACAATAGTACGACATAAATGGGTTGAAATCCTCCTGAGCTCATGCAAAATGACTAACATGTTTCAATGAGCAATCATAAATATAACCAATTGGAATATAACAGACATGTTCGTGTAATGTTCTGCTTTACATCTTTTAACAACTAATCATTTGATATCCAAGTGTGATAATTGGATGATGTTGCAgattaatttaaatatgattgGCATTAGTGGAAGTATCTAGAGAGCTTACCTGAATGTTAACTGTGCTATAAAAAATACACTTATTTAGACAAGCTATTGTttagtatacattttatataaatatgtaattctTATTAAGAAAAGACGCTTACCTTTCCCTGGCTATCTACTTTGGGAGTTCCATCTGGGTTCTTGACAGCATACACTGCTGCCACCTTGTCTGCCGCTTCCCCATTCTGTGCACTCTCCAAGCCTTCAGGTGTTGCTAGAGTAATACTAGACTTCCGTCCATAGGTTTCACCATCTGGTTCAAAAAGAAGAATTCATAATAATGcttaaacaaacataaacaagatGTAAGAATTTAAATTCATGTCACGCAATTTTATTTGTCAAGGTTAATG from Dreissena polymorpha isolate Duluth1 chromosome 1, UMN_Dpol_1.0, whole genome shotgun sequence carries:
- the LOC127842225 gene encoding kinesin-like protein KIF17 isoform X4: MATGECVKVIVRCRPMNTREKDLKCECVIKMAAERGQCTIVNPNDAKAPPKNFTFDGAYFIDSTTENIYNEIAYPLVEGVTEGYNGTIFAYGQTGCGKSFSMQGITDPPSQRGIIPRAFDHIFETVSLAEKTKFLIHASYCEIYNEEIRDLLGKDIKCKLELHEHPEKGVYVNGLSQHTVHNVIECNKIMEKGWKNRSTGATLMNADSSRSHSIFTIMLEMMTPDEEGEEHIRAGKLNLVDLAGSERQAKTGATGDRLKEATKINLSLSALGNVISALVDGKSKHIPYRDSKLTRLLQDSLGGNTKTLMVACLSPADNNYDETLSTLRYANRAKNIKNKPKINEDPKDALLRQYQEEIERLKAMLMGQIPVPDGGFQVGMIGESSQSHSSQSNEDQARLQLEEEKQKIKEEYDLKLSEMQEQYEQEKVSKNKLEQDMNKLKAFYDNKLINLNVQIEKLPTTAENGETYGRKSSITLATPEGLESAQNGEAADKVAAVYAVKNPDGTPKVDSQGKVVTKKEVVTRTEYLEMERQGEIMERPMSVAGESLPAGPDADDLRLQSVSSDISDEQRSLGSQASMTTIQSLRPSRQAEETAVQIPDQDKKVTFVNGQMVMRQTQASGDESIIIRPTTAGKVKREAATAGEATYPAGYGTPPSSPTHSSMQEQIKFQQNEALRRLQELEQQMVGGEHKDDKEYKAKRIKRKKIADERKKKLIEANEHMDDDGIMVDIYNSIGEELKAKNKILEEEKDKVASLERDILDIQSEFEFDRIDYLDTIRKQERQLMLLNDIIERIHPTLRKDCNYSNLERIKMQCKWDEEEGKWVLPLMKIEKTALPVTGTTLPGGMGGSRSPRMPNGDHDDFEDRFRDKIMRTQDKSGQYFQTKRPSQLVSEPLSRVDMTEVKKSYNIQPQAMLPVSNGLGRNSLTSMDEPVSNGLKAAQVHGQIMNDEGMVRKPGRLQALDTRGKKEKKKKKNVDY
- the LOC127842225 gene encoding kinesin-like protein KIF17 isoform X3, giving the protein MATGECVKVIVRCRPMNTREKDLKCECVIKMAAERGQCTIVNPNDAKAPPKNFTFDGAYFIDSTTENIYNEIAYPLVEGVTEGYNGTIFAYGQTGCGKSFSMQGITDPPSQRGIIPRAFDHIFETVSLAEKTKFLIHASYCEIYNEEIRDLLGKDIKCKLELHEHPEKGVYVNGLSQHTVHNVIECNKIMEKGWKNRSTGATLMNADSSRSHSIFTIMLEMMTPDEEGEEHIRAGKLNLVDLAGSERQAKTGATGDRLKEATKINLSLSALGNVISALVDGKSKHIPYRDSKLTRLLQDSLGGNTKTLMVACLSPADNNYDETLSTLRYANRAKNIKNKPKINEDPKDALLRQYQEEIERLKAMLMGQIPVPDGGFQVGMIGESSQSHSSQSNEDQARLQLEEEKQKIKEEYDLKLSEMQEQYEQEKVSKNKLEQDMNKLKAFYDNKLINLNVQIEKLPTTAEILGEMADWEANGETYGRKSSITLATPEGLESAQNGEAADKVAAVYAVKNPDGTPKVDSQGKVVTKKEVVTRTEYLEMERQGEIMERPMSVAGESLPAGPDADDLRLQSVSSDISDEQRSLGSQASMTTIQSLRPSRQAEETAVQIPDQDKKVTFVNGQMVMRQTQASGDESIIIRPTTAGKVKREAATAGEATYPAGYGTPPSSPTHSSMQEQIKFQQNEALRRLQELEQQMVGGEHKDDKEYKAKRIKRKKIADERKKKLIEANEHMDDDGIMVDIYNSIGEELKAKNKILEEEKDKVASLERDILDIQSEFEFDRIDYLDTIRKQERQLMLLNDIIERIHPTLRKDCNYSNLERIKMQCKWDEEEGKWVLPLMKIEKTALPVTGTTLPGGMGGSRSPRMPNGDHDDFEDRFRDKIMRTQDKSGQYFQTKRPSQLVSEPLSRVDMTEVKKSYNIQPQAMLPVSNGLGRNSLTSMDEPVSNGLKAAQVHGQIMNDEGMVRKPGRLQALDTRGKKEKKKKKNVDY